The Candidatus Nitrosymbiomonas proteolyticus genome has a segment encoding these proteins:
- a CDS encoding cysteine synthase A yields MILQDERKLPVRSPLITVGGVKVKLECVQPTGSIKDRIATYILDESERLGLLRKGMRIVEATSGNTGIALAYHGTRKGYPVTIVMPEHMTDERKATILSLGAELVLCSKEGGFLEAAAIRDEMASTLPGIFNPDQFANPLNAEAHRIGTGAELIEQAGHPFDAFVAGVGTGGTLIGVAQALREQNPNTRIVAVEPAEAAVMSGGPNGPHGIYGIGDGFLPDLASDGKGGLHPLIDEVQVVSTAEASEAAQHLASTFGICVGISSGANFVAAQRLRERFENVATVFADGASKYTSCGLKESALAACPYSDDCKQSVLFQINDW; encoded by the coding sequence GTGATCTTGCAGGATGAACGGAAGCTGCCGGTTCGATCTCCGCTGATCACGGTCGGGGGCGTCAAGGTCAAGCTGGAGTGCGTTCAACCCACCGGCAGCATCAAGGACCGAATTGCAACCTACATTCTCGACGAGAGCGAGCGACTCGGGCTCCTCAGAAAGGGGATGCGGATCGTGGAGGCCACAAGCGGCAATACCGGGATCGCACTGGCTTACCACGGCACACGCAAGGGCTACCCCGTCACGATCGTCATGCCCGAGCACATGACCGACGAGCGGAAGGCGACGATCCTCTCCTTGGGCGCGGAGCTCGTGCTGTGCTCCAAAGAAGGGGGGTTCCTCGAGGCCGCCGCCATACGGGACGAGATGGCAAGCACCCTGCCCGGTATCTTTAATCCCGACCAGTTCGCCAACCCGCTTAACGCGGAGGCGCATCGGATCGGCACGGGCGCGGAGCTGATCGAGCAAGCGGGCCACCCGTTCGACGCCTTTGTCGCAGGGGTCGGAACAGGGGGCACCCTCATCGGCGTCGCACAGGCCCTCCGAGAGCAAAACCCCAACACCCGAATCGTCGCGGTCGAACCCGCGGAAGCAGCCGTCATGTCGGGAGGTCCCAACGGACCGCATGGCATTTACGGGATCGGTGACGGCTTTCTGCCTGATCTTGCTTCGGATGGCAAGGGAGGACTTCATCCTCTGATCGATGAGGTGCAAGTCGTGAGCACCGCCGAAGCGAGTGAAGCCGCTCAACACCTCGCTTCGACCTTTGGAATCTGCGTGGGGATTTCGTCGGGAGCGAACTTCGTTGCCGCCCAAAGGCTCAGGGAGCGGTTTGAGAACGTTGCGACGGTGTTCGCTGACGGCGCATCCAAGTATACGAGTTGCGGCCTCAAGGAGTCTGCCCTCGCCGCCTGCCCCTAT